A genomic segment from Candidatus Rokuibacteriota bacterium encodes:
- a CDS encoding efflux RND transporter permease subunit — MNTDLFIRRPVMTTLLMASLLIFGAMAYRQLPVSDLPNVDFPVIQVAASLPGASPDTMASAVATPLERQFSTIAGIDSMTSTSALGLTQITVVFTLDRNIDGAAQDIQAAIAVAAPLLPPGMPTPPSYKKVNPADQPVLYLSLSSLTLPLYTVDEYAQTMLAQRISTISGVAQVQVFGSQKYAVRVQLDPRAMATLGVGIDEVQQAIAQSNVNLPTGTIYGQYQSFNVQATGQLTNAAAFRPLIVAYRNGSPIRLEQLGAVLDSVQTDKVASWYNDERSVILAIQRQPGTNTIEVVDSIKKILPSFQAQLPASINLNILYDRSVSIRASVGEVQFTLLLAIALVVLVIFLFLRNVSATIIPSLALPMSIIGTFAGMYALGYTIDNLSLMALTLCVGFVVDDAIVVLENIIRHMEHGMERMQAALLGSREIGFTIISMTLALAAVFIPVLFMGGVVGRLLHEFASVIVIAVLVSGVVSLTLTPMLCSRFLKPPTASHGRIYRASERVFAGMLAAYRGTLEVVLRHPQATIGVFVATIVGTGWLFMAVPKGFIPDEDTGQIFAFTEGAQDISFDSMMAHQREAAAIVLKQPYVSSFMSSMGASNTSVVPNTGRFFIRLKPRAERPGVDEIIQELRAKLTGIPGFTVYPQKLPTIRIGGNLTKAAYQYTLQDADAADLYKWAPVLLDKVRGLPGFLDVNSDLQVTSPQVLVEIDRDRASAMGVTASQIEAALNNAYGAPQVSTIYTPTNQYWVMMELLPRFKDDPDALGMLYIRSTSGKLVPLSAVAKLTRSVGPLTVNHLGQLPAVTISFNLKPGVPLGDAVAEIRGLERELRLPATLTTTFQGTAQAFQSSVKGLGLLLLAAVLVIYLILGILYESFIHPLTILSGLPSAAMGALLTLLIFHEELNLYGFVGIIMLVGIVKKNAIMMIDFAIVAQREGKSPRVAIFQGCLLRFRPIMMTTMAALMATLPIAVGVGAGSDARRTLGLSVVGGLILSQLLTLYITPVIYLQLEGLRERVGGWRDLWRRMRPARPEALQLPSSGAAGK, encoded by the coding sequence ATGAACACCGATCTCTTCATCCGCCGGCCAGTGATGACGACGCTCCTCATGGCGAGCCTCCTGATCTTCGGCGCCATGGCGTACCGGCAGCTGCCGGTGAGCGACCTGCCCAACGTGGACTTCCCGGTCATCCAGGTCGCCGCGAGCCTGCCCGGCGCCAGCCCGGACACCATGGCCTCCGCCGTCGCGACGCCGCTCGAGCGGCAGTTCTCGACGATCGCGGGCATCGACTCGATGACGTCCACCAGCGCCCTCGGCCTGACGCAGATCACGGTCGTGTTTACCCTCGACCGGAACATCGACGGGGCGGCCCAGGACATCCAGGCGGCGATCGCGGTCGCGGCGCCGCTCCTGCCGCCCGGCATGCCCACGCCGCCGTCGTACAAGAAGGTCAACCCGGCCGACCAGCCGGTCCTGTACCTCTCGCTCAGCTCGCTGACGCTCCCGCTGTACACCGTGGACGAGTACGCCCAGACCATGCTGGCGCAGCGGATCTCGACCATCAGCGGCGTCGCCCAGGTGCAGGTCTTCGGCTCGCAGAAGTACGCGGTGCGCGTCCAGCTCGACCCGCGCGCCATGGCGACGCTCGGCGTCGGCATCGACGAGGTGCAGCAGGCGATCGCCCAATCCAACGTCAATCTTCCCACCGGCACAATCTACGGCCAGTACCAGTCCTTCAACGTCCAGGCGACGGGCCAGCTGACGAACGCCGCCGCCTTCCGGCCGCTCATCGTCGCATACCGGAACGGCTCGCCGATCAGGCTGGAGCAGCTCGGCGCCGTGCTCGACAGCGTCCAGACCGACAAGGTCGCCTCCTGGTACAACGACGAACGCTCGGTCATCCTGGCCATCCAGCGCCAGCCCGGCACCAACACCATCGAGGTGGTGGACTCGATCAAGAAGATCCTCCCGAGCTTCCAGGCCCAGCTGCCGGCCTCCATCAACCTCAACATCCTCTACGACCGCTCGGTGTCCATCCGCGCCTCGGTCGGCGAGGTCCAGTTCACGCTCCTGCTGGCGATCGCGCTCGTGGTGTTGGTGATCTTCCTCTTCTTGAGAAATGTCTCGGCGACGATCATCCCGAGCCTGGCCCTGCCGATGTCCATCATCGGCACCTTTGCCGGCATGTACGCGCTCGGCTACACGATCGACAACCTCTCGCTCATGGCGCTGACGCTGTGCGTGGGGTTCGTCGTGGACGACGCTATCGTGGTGCTCGAGAACATCATCCGGCACATGGAGCACGGCATGGAGCGCATGCAGGCGGCGCTCCTGGGCTCGCGCGAGATCGGCTTCACCATCATCTCGATGACGCTGGCGCTGGCGGCCGTGTTCATCCCGGTGCTCTTCATGGGCGGCGTGGTGGGCCGCCTGCTCCACGAGTTCGCCTCCGTCATCGTCATCGCCGTCCTGGTCTCAGGCGTCGTGTCGCTCACGCTGACGCCGATGCTCTGCAGCCGCTTCCTCAAGCCGCCGACCGCCTCGCACGGAAGGATCTACCGCGCCTCCGAGCGCGTCTTCGCCGGCATGCTGGCCGCCTACCGGGGGACGCTCGAGGTGGTGCTCCGCCATCCGCAGGCGACGATCGGCGTCTTCGTGGCGACGATCGTGGGGACGGGGTGGCTCTTCATGGCCGTCCCGAAGGGCTTCATCCCCGACGAGGACACGGGGCAGATCTTCGCCTTCACGGAAGGCGCGCAGGATATCTCCTTCGACAGCATGATGGCGCACCAGCGGGAAGCCGCCGCCATCGTGCTGAAGCAGCCGTACGTCTCCTCCTTCATGTCGTCGATGGGGGCCAGCAACACGAGCGTCGTGCCGAACACGGGGCGGTTCTTCATCCGCCTCAAGCCGCGCGCGGAGCGGCCCGGCGTGGACGAGATCATCCAGGAGCTGCGCGCCAAGCTCACCGGCATCCCCGGTTTCACCGTGTACCCACAGAAGCTGCCGACGATACGGATCGGCGGCAACCTGACCAAGGCCGCCTACCAGTACACGCTCCAGGACGCCGACGCGGCCGACCTCTACAAGTGGGCGCCGGTGCTCCTCGACAAGGTCCGCGGGCTGCCGGGCTTCCTCGACGTCAACTCGGACCTGCAGGTGACGAGCCCGCAGGTGCTGGTCGAGATCGACCGCGACCGCGCCTCGGCGATGGGCGTCACCGCCTCGCAGATCGAGGCCGCGCTCAACAACGCCTACGGCGCGCCCCAGGTCTCCACGATCTACACGCCGACCAACCAGTACTGGGTGATGATGGAGCTCCTGCCCCGGTTCAAGGACGACCCCGACGCGCTCGGCATGCTCTACATCCGGTCGACTTCGGGCAAGCTCGTGCCGCTCAGCGCCGTCGCCAAGCTCACGCGCTCCGTGGGCCCGCTCACGGTCAACCACCTGGGTCAGCTGCCGGCCGTGACGATCTCCTTCAACCTCAAGCCCGGCGTGCCGCTGGGCGACGCCGTCGCGGAGATCCGCGGGCTCGAGCGCGAGCTGCGACTGCCGGCGACGCTGACGACGACCTTCCAGGGCACGGCGCAGGCCTTCCAGTCCTCGGTCAAGGGCCTGGGGCTCCTCCTCTTGGCAGCGGTCCTCGTGATTTATCTGATCCTGGGCATCCTCTACGAAAGCTTCATCCACCCGCTGACGATCCTTTCCGGCCTGCCGTCTGCGGCGATGGGGGCGCTTCTGACGCTCCTCATCTTCCACGAGGAGCTGAACCTCTACGGCTTCGTCGGCATCATCATGCTGGTCGGCATCGTGAAGAAAAACGCCATCATGATGATCGACTTCGCGATCGTCGCCCAGCGCGAGGGCAAATCCCCCCGTGTGGCGATCTTCCAGGGGTGCCTGCTCCGCTTCCGCCCGATCATGATGACGACGATGGCGGCGCTCATGGCGACGCTGCCGATCGCGGTCGGCGTCGGGGCGGGCAGCGACGCCCGGCGGACGCTGGGCCTCTCGGTGGTGGGCGGGCTCATCCTCTCCCAGCTCCTGACGCTCTACATCACGCCCGTGATCTACCTCCAGCTCGAGGGCCTGCGCGAGCGCGTGGGCGGCTGGCGGGATTTGTGGCGGCGGATGCGCCCGGCGCGGCCGGAGGCGCTGCAGCTGCCCTCCTCGGGCGCCGCGGGCAAGTAG